One Microbacterium trichothecenolyticum DNA window includes the following coding sequences:
- a CDS encoding ABC transporter substrate-binding protein, which yields MATSCSHDGVTVKHDPIDFGGQVTKTTATLSAPTGTYDIVETYSYVIPTLASTEKLQPLDDLYAKYKDQYKLGDLSPSMLQGMSYDGKLYALPMQAQMFVMAYRSDVFSELGLAVPTTFDEMAAAAEKIKAAGLMQYPIALPWLATADITTGFQAAMNSLDADFVDDSGAVTIESDAGEKALNAMLALKPYMDPQVTTFDQPKVQQQLYNGTAAMAIMFSGRMTDLTKPENTSLSDSFAFAAPPKVSADAPYAYDRLSIDGWSIPFNTSIDHDLLFTLMAASVSEDASKASVPAAYPAREGLVTESNTPYGKAANESIASAMPTVVSPHLADISNAITPVLAKVINGELSVSDGLAQMQSLGEQIVG from the coding sequence ATGGCCACGAGCTGCTCGCACGACGGCGTGACCGTCAAGCACGACCCGATCGATTTCGGCGGCCAGGTCACCAAGACGACGGCCACGCTGTCGGCGCCGACCGGCACGTACGACATCGTCGAGACGTACAGCTACGTCATCCCGACCCTCGCCTCGACGGAGAAGCTCCAGCCGCTCGACGACCTGTACGCCAAGTACAAGGACCAATACAAGCTCGGCGACCTCAGCCCGTCGATGCTCCAGGGCATGTCGTACGACGGCAAGCTCTACGCCCTCCCGATGCAGGCGCAGATGTTCGTCATGGCCTACCGCTCCGACGTCTTCAGCGAGCTCGGCCTGGCCGTGCCGACCACGTTCGACGAGATGGCCGCAGCGGCCGAGAAGATCAAGGCAGCCGGGTTGATGCAGTACCCCATCGCACTGCCCTGGCTGGCGACAGCAGACATCACGACCGGCTTCCAGGCGGCCATGAACTCCCTCGACGCAGACTTCGTCGACGACTCGGGCGCGGTGACGATCGAGTCCGACGCCGGCGAGAAGGCTCTCAATGCCATGCTCGCTCTCAAGCCGTACATGGACCCGCAGGTCACCACGTTCGATCAGCCCAAAGTTCAACAGCAGCTCTACAACGGCACCGCCGCAATGGCGATCATGTTCTCGGGGCGCATGACCGACCTCACCAAGCCCGAGAACACGTCCCTGTCGGATTCCTTCGCCTTCGCCGCCCCACCGAAGGTCTCGGCCGACGCCCCGTACGCGTACGACCGACTGAGCATCGACGGGTGGTCGATCCCGTTCAACACCTCGATCGATCACGATCTGCTGTTCACCCTCATGGCCGCATCGGTCAGCGAGGACGCGTCCAAGGCGTCGGTCCCGGCGGCGTACCCGGCCCGAGAAGGACTCGTCACCGAAAGCAACACCCCATACGGCAAGGCCGCCAACGAGTCGATCGCCTCGGCGATGCCCACCGTCGTCTCACCGCACCTCGCCGACATCAGCAACGCGATCACCCCGGTGCTCGCCAAGGTGATCAACGGCGAGCTGTCGGTCAGCGACGGACTCGCACAGATGCAGAGCCTCGGAGAGCAGATCGTCGGCTGA